In a genomic window of Deltaproteobacteria bacterium:
- the selB gene encoding selenocysteine-specific translation elongation factor, producing MKQIVLGTAGHIDHGKTALIRALTGIDTDRLKEEKERGITIELGFASLTLPSGLLMGIVDVPGHEKFVKHMVAGAWGIDVVALVVAADEGVMPQTREHLDICRLLNVKKGLVVITKVDLADEELIQLVEEDVREFVRGTFLEGEPIIRVSSLTGDGIDDLRKALEKLADETEERPANGLFRLPIDRVFVMKGFGTVVTGTMVSGRVHVGSMVQVLPSGHEAKVRGIQLHNRAVSEARAGQRAALNLQGLDKTMIRRGEVVCHPGTLQPTQVLDGELEHLESSPRPLRNRVQLRFHIGTSLVPARIILLDREALNPGEKCMVQLRLDAPVVALPQDRFVIRGSSAVQTLAGGVILNNHPLRHRRLDPAVVEDLVRLRDGELGDVITYHIRQSGYGGLSFSELWGRIGNASDEAIRQTLERLVQRKEIVAVGGDGTRYVHSGIYQALEEEALKCLEDFHRKSPMALGLSKEELKTKLPKSMGSRLFQMLLREMIGTGRVVLDGEKIRLSGHRISVKEEFLEQVEGAIRDGGLQPPSVRELVERFSVTAQGLKDHLELLVNRGALIRVKGDLYFHREAVLRLKRDLLDFIRANGEITTPQFKDLTRVSRKFAIPLLEYFDSIKATIRVGDKRILRGGSG from the coding sequence ATGAAACAGATCGTACTTGGTACGGCGGGCCATATCGACCATGGAAAGACCGCCCTCATAAGGGCCTTGACCGGGATCGACACGGACCGCCTGAAAGAGGAGAAGGAACGGGGGATCACCATCGAACTGGGCTTTGCCTCTCTCACCCTGCCCAGCGGGCTCCTTATGGGGATCGTCGATGTTCCGGGTCATGAGAAGTTCGTCAAACATATGGTGGCCGGTGCATGGGGAATCGATGTCGTGGCTTTGGTGGTGGCTGCGGACGAGGGAGTCATGCCCCAGACTCGTGAACATCTCGATATCTGCCGATTGCTTAACGTAAAGAAGGGACTGGTGGTCATAACCAAGGTCGATCTCGCAGATGAGGAATTGATCCAACTCGTCGAGGAAGATGTCCGGGAGTTTGTGAGGGGAACGTTCCTCGAGGGTGAGCCCATTATCAGGGTTTCCTCCCTCACGGGCGATGGGATAGATGATCTCCGCAAGGCCTTGGAGAAGCTGGCCGATGAGACCGAAGAGCGTCCGGCAAACGGGCTCTTCCGACTCCCCATCGACCGGGTCTTTGTCATGAAAGGGTTCGGAACCGTGGTTACAGGAACCATGGTCTCGGGACGTGTCCACGTGGGCAGCATGGTGCAGGTCCTGCCGTCGGGTCATGAGGCCAAGGTGAGGGGGATTCAGCTCCACAATCGGGCGGTCAGCGAGGCAAGAGCGGGCCAGAGGGCTGCCCTGAATCTCCAGGGTCTGGACAAGACAATGATCAGGCGGGGCGAGGTGGTCTGCCATCCAGGGACGCTCCAGCCGACCCAGGTTCTCGATGGTGAATTGGAACACCTGGAGTCTTCGCCGCGGCCTCTGAGGAACAGGGTCCAATTGCGATTCCATATCGGAACGAGTCTCGTCCCGGCCCGGATCATCCTGCTCGACCGGGAAGCCCTGAACCCGGGCGAGAAGTGCATGGTACAGCTCCGTCTTGATGCTCCTGTTGTCGCTCTACCCCAGGACCGATTCGTTATCCGAGGGTCGTCTGCCGTGCAGACTCTGGCGGGAGGAGTCATTCTCAACAACCATCCTCTCAGGCACAGGCGGCTCGATCCTGCTGTTGTTGAAGACCTGGTTCGCCTGCGGGACGGAGAACTCGGAGACGTGATCACCTACCACATCCGCCAGAGCGGGTATGGCGGGCTATCCTTTTCGGAGCTGTGGGGCAGGATCGGCAATGCTTCTGATGAGGCAATCCGCCAGACACTGGAGAGGTTGGTCCAGCGCAAGGAGATCGTCGCCGTGGGGGGTGACGGGACCCGGTATGTACACAGCGGTATCTATCAAGCTTTGGAAGAGGAAGCCCTCAAATGCCTGGAAGATTTCCACCGGAAGTCCCCCATGGCTCTGGGGCTTTCCAAAGAGGAACTGAAGACGAAGCTCCCCAAGTCGATGGGGTCTCGGCTGTTTCAGATGCTTCTCAGGGAAATGATCGGGACAGGGCGGGTGGTCCTGGATGGAGAGAAGATCCGGTTGTCGGGCCACCGTATATCGGTCAAGGAGGAGTTCCTCGAGCAGGTGGAAGGAGCGATCCGAGATGGAGGTTTGCAGCCACCCTCGGTGAGAGAGTTGGTCGAGAGGTTCTCCGTGACCGCGCAAGGCCTGAAAGACCACCTGGAACTGCTGGTGAATCGCGGAGCATTGATTCGGGTGAAGGGAGACCTCTATTTCCACAGGGAAGCGGTTCTTCGGCTGAAAAGGGATCTTTTGGATTTCATCCGCGCCAACGGCGAGATCACCACCCCCCAGTTCAAAGACCTGACAAGGGTCTCCAGGAAGTTCGCCATCCCGCTCCTGGAGTATTTTGACAGCATCAAGGCAACCATTCGTGTGGGGGACAAGAGGATTCTCAGGGGCGGCTCCGGGTGA
- the ltaE gene encoding low-specificity L-threonine aldolase, whose product MNRPIDLRSDTVTRPTPEMRRAMAEAEVGDDVFGEDPTVNALQAMAAELLGKEAAIFVCSGTMANQLAIMAQTHHGDEIIADRNCHTFNFESGGVAALSGVLVHPIDGRRGILESRQVREAIRPADHHFARTGLICLENTHNRGGGSVYPLEEIIRIHEVAREAGIPMHLDGARLFNASVASGIEAREYARYFDSVSFCLSKGLGCPVGSVVAGSSELIDRVHRYRKMVGGGMRQAGILAAAGIYALEHNIARLKDDHDNARRLATALHGVKGVAVNPAEVDTNIVIFDVSGTGTDAGELTHRLEGNGVLMLPVSHTRIRAVTHLDVASRDIEQAIEIVNEVFSSLG is encoded by the coding sequence ATGAACAGGCCCATCGATTTGAGGAGTGACACCGTTACCAGACCGACCCCTGAGATGCGAAGGGCCATGGCCGAGGCGGAGGTGGGTGACGACGTATTTGGTGAAGACCCCACTGTCAATGCACTCCAGGCCATGGCCGCCGAGTTACTCGGTAAGGAAGCGGCCATCTTTGTCTGTTCCGGTACCATGGCCAACCAACTGGCTATCATGGCCCAGACCCATCATGGTGACGAAATCATTGCCGACAGGAACTGCCACACCTTCAACTTTGAATCGGGGGGCGTTGCTGCCCTTTCAGGGGTTCTGGTTCACCCTATCGATGGGAGGCGAGGGATTCTGGAAAGCCGGCAGGTGAGGGAAGCAATCCGGCCCGCGGACCACCACTTTGCACGTACCGGGCTGATCTGCCTCGAGAACACCCACAACCGGGGAGGCGGGTCTGTCTATCCCCTTGAAGAGATCATCAGAATTCACGAGGTTGCGCGCGAGGCCGGGATTCCCATGCACCTAGACGGGGCCCGGCTGTTCAATGCTTCAGTCGCCTCCGGAATCGAGGCAAGAGAATACGCCCGTTACTTCGACTCTGTCTCCTTCTGCCTCTCAAAGGGGCTGGGGTGCCCTGTGGGATCCGTGGTTGCCGGCTCATCCGAACTCATAGACAGAGTCCATCGGTACAGAAAGATGGTCGGAGGCGGCATGCGTCAGGCGGGCATTCTCGCCGCAGCGGGCATCTATGCCCTCGAACACAACATAGCCAGGCTCAAAGACGACCACGACAACGCCAGAAGACTCGCAACGGCCCTCCATGGAGTCAAAGGGGTGGCTGTGAACCCGGCGGAGGTCGATACCAACATCGTCATCTTCGACGTATCCGGAACCGGGACGGATGCAGGAGAACTCACCCATCGTCTCGAGGGGAATGGGGTTCTCATGCTGCCCGTAAGCCACACCCGGATTCGAGCGGTCACACACCTCGATGTGGCTTCCCGCGACATAGAGCAGGCAATCGAGATAGTCAACGAGGTATTTTCAAGCCTGGGCTGA
- a CDS encoding HNH endonuclease has product MGESAGRDVERALLLNSTFMPLRIVSWKKAIILMALRKAEAIEVYDREIHTVSLSIPLPSVIRLFKFVRIGDQEVRFTRHNIYLRDQGRCQYCGRRFNLRDLTYDHVIPRARGGTATWENIVTCCRSCNLRKGGRTPKEAEMTLIRRPVKPKWLPILDVAMEIHRAPKSWRNYLPEGRLFPLFFDRSAE; this is encoded by the coding sequence ATGGGGGAATCTGCGGGGAGAGACGTGGAAAGGGCACTTCTTCTCAACTCTACCTTCATGCCCCTCCGAATTGTCTCATGGAAAAAAGCCATAATCCTGATGGCCCTGAGAAAGGCGGAGGCCATCGAAGTCTATGACAGAGAGATTCACACGGTCTCCCTGTCCATCCCCTTGCCTTCGGTGATCCGGTTGTTCAAGTTCGTCAGGATTGGAGACCAAGAGGTCCGTTTCACCCGGCATAACATCTATCTGCGAGACCAAGGCCGGTGCCAGTACTGTGGGCGCAGGTTCAATCTGAGAGATCTCACCTATGACCATGTAATTCCCAGAGCCAGAGGGGGAACGGCTACGTGGGAAAACATCGTCACATGTTGCCGGTCCTGCAACCTGAGAAAGGGCGGGAGGACCCCGAAGGAAGCCGAAATGACTCTCATAAGGAGGCCGGTGAAGCCGAAGTGGTTGCCCATTCTCGACGTGGCGATGGAGATCCATAGGGCACCGAAAAGCTGGCGGAACTATCTTCCAGAGGGAAGGTTGTTTCCTCTTTTCTTTGACCGTTCCGCGGAGTGA
- a CDS encoding HU family DNA-binding protein yields the protein MTKAELISSIAKDAKITKAAAEKALNSLTGAVTKALKKGDRITLTGFGTFSTLKRKARKGRNPRTGKEIKIAATRVAKFKPGNKLRKAVK from the coding sequence ATGACCAAGGCTGAACTGATTTCATCGATAGCGAAGGATGCAAAGATTACCAAGGCAGCAGCGGAGAAAGCGCTGAATTCTCTGACAGGAGCGGTGACAAAGGCCTTGAAGAAAGGGGATAGGATTACTCTGACCGGTTTTGGAACTTTCTCGACCTTGAAGAGAAAAGCACGGAAAGGCCGGAACCCGAGGACAGGCAAAGAGATCAAGATAGCGGCGACGAGGGTGGCCAAGTTCAAACCGGGCAACAAGTTGAGGAAGGCCGTGAAATGA
- a CDS encoding NUDIX hydrolase: MTEERLPAWLEWAREIQALSQTGLTYSSNTYETQRYRRLMEIAAEIVHTHSGLPKDALVENFLSQPGYATVKVDVRGAVIQDGRILLVQERSDELWCMPGGWADVGRLPSEMVAREVWEESGFEVSPKRIIGVYDANRSGRPLEFYHAYKIVFLCDITGGEARPSEETAAVDFFRFDDLPPLSTNRTNRRHLDDVLAHFLDPCRPVAFD; the protein is encoded by the coding sequence ATGACTGAAGAAAGGCTTCCTGCCTGGCTCGAGTGGGCCCGCGAGATCCAGGCTCTGAGCCAAACCGGGCTCACCTATAGCAGCAACACATATGAGACCCAGCGCTACCGGCGCCTGATGGAGATCGCGGCTGAGATCGTTCACACCCATTCAGGACTCCCCAAGGACGCGCTGGTGGAAAACTTTCTCTCTCAGCCGGGCTATGCGACGGTCAAGGTCGATGTCCGGGGAGCCGTCATACAAGACGGGAGGATTCTCCTCGTCCAGGAAAGGTCGGACGAACTCTGGTGCATGCCTGGGGGATGGGCCGATGTCGGGCGACTTCCCTCCGAAATGGTCGCAAGGGAGGTGTGGGAGGAGAGTGGCTTCGAGGTTTCACCCAAAAGGATAATCGGCGTCTACGATGCCAACCGAAGCGGGAGACCGCTGGAATTCTATCATGCCTACAAGATCGTTTTTCTGTGCGATATTACCGGAGGTGAAGCCAGGCCCAGCGAGGAGACTGCGGCCGTCGATTTCTTCAGGTTCGACGACCTGCCTCCCCTGTCGACCAACCGCACAAACAGAAGGCACCTCGACGATGTCCTGGCCCACTTTCTCGATCCCTGCCGTCCCGTGGCTTTTGACTGA